The window GCCATACGCGTCAACGACCTTGAGGCCCTCGTCGACACCGTCGACCAGGACGATCGCGGACTGCTTGCCCTTCAGGGCCGGGACGATCCGGTCGTCGATGTGCTTGGTGGCCGCGACCTGCGGCTCCAGCTCCTTCTCCACCGCGTCCGCGAGCTCCACGGAGTCGGTGACGAGGACGGCGGCGGCCAGCGGGTCGTGCTCGGCCTGGCTGATCAGGTCGGAGGCGACGTGCACCGGGTCGGCGGTGGAATCGGCGAGGATCGCGATCTCGGTCGGGCCCGCCTCGGCGTCGATGCCGATCTTGCCGGTGAAGTAGCGCTTGGCGGCGGCGACCCAGATGTTGCCGGGCCCGGTGACCATGTTGGCGGGCGGGCAGGACTCGGTGCCGTACGCGAACATCGCGACGGCCGTGGCGCCACCGGCGGCGTACACCTCGTCGACGCCGAGCAGGGCGCAGGCGGCGAGGATCGTCGGGTGCGGGAGGCCGTCGAACTCGGCCTGGGCGGGCGAGGCGAGGGCGATCGACTCGACGCCGGCCTCCTGTGCGGGCACGACGTTCATGATCACGGAGGACGGGTAGACGGACCGCCCGCCGGGCGCGTAGAGCCCGACCCGGTCCACGGGCACCCACTTCTCGGTGACCGAGCCGCCGGGCACGACCTGGGTCGTGTGGGTCGTACGACGCTGCTCGCGGTGGACGAGACGGGCGCGGCGGATGGACTCCTCGAGGGCGGCGCGCACGGCCGGTTCGAGTTCGGCCAACGCGCGCGTGAGGGCCTCCGCGGGCACCCGCACCCGGTCGAGCCTCACCCCGTCGAACTTCTCCGCGAAGTCGATCAGCGCCGCGTCGCCACGATGATGCACGGCCTCGCAGATCGGACGCACCTTCTCCAGGGCGGCCGAGACGTCGAAGTCGGCTCGGGGCAGCAGGTCGCGCAGGGCGGGTCCCTCGGGAAGGGCGTCGCCGCGCAGATCGATTCGGGAGATCACGACGCCAATTCTCTCAGACCGGGATCGGGCGTCGTCCGCGCGTATCAATGGCTGATACAGAACATGGAAGATCGCGTTCACCGCTAGCGTTCCGTCCGTCACTGAGCGGGCATGAACGGTTGTACGAAACCCATGAGTAGCCGGGGAGGAAGGGAACACCGTGACCGAGGGGGCCGGCATCCGCGACGGAGAGCTGCCGGACGATCTGACCGCCGCCGAGGCCGGGATGTGGCAGGCCTTCCGCAACGGCAGCGTGTACGACCTGAGCAGCGGAGACACCGTCGTCGACGATCCGCACGGCGGGCATCCGTGGGGGCCCGAGCGGACCGTGCGGGCCCGCATCGTGTGCTGGCTGCTGCTCGACGGACCGCCCGCATTGGCCGGCCGGGTGTCGTCCCTGAAACTCGTCGGGGTGCAGATCAGCGGCTCCCTGGACCTCGCGGGCGGCACGGTGGTGCCGTACGTCGAGATGCGCGGCTGCCGCTTCGAGCGGGACGTGCTGCTGCCGGAGGCCCGGTTCACCACCGTGCGGCTGGTGGACTGCTCGGTGCCGCGGCTCGAGGCGGCCCGGGTGCACACCGAGGGCGATCTACATCTGCCGCGCTGCCGCTTCCACAACGGCATCCGGCTCACCGACGCCCAGATCGGCACCGATCTGCTGCTCAACCAGGCCATCGTGTACCGCGACCGCAGCGGCCGTTCCATCGCCGGGGACGGGATGACGGTCGGGCAGGACCTCCAGGCCGAGCTGCTGGAGTCGCACGGCGAGCTGAGCCTGCGCAGCGCGAAGATCGGGGTCTCGCTGAGCCTGCGGGGCGCGCGGCTGGTCAACCCGTACACGCGGCTGGCGCTGAACGCCCCCCAGCTGACCGTGGAGCGCTCCCTGTACCTGACCCCGGCGGGCGTCGGGAACCCGCTGCTCAGCGGTACTACCCCGGCCCGCGGGACCCGGATCCAGCGGTTCGCGTGCGAGGGCGGGGTGCGGCTCGACGACGGGCGGTTCGGGGACGCGGTCGACATGGAGCGGGCCCGGTTCACCTTCACCGACGAGCAGGAGCTGTCGCTGCGCCGGATCCATACACCGGAACTGCGCTTCCTCGGGGAGCGGCCGGCGCGCGGCACGGTCGTGCTGTCGGGGGCGCGGATCGTCAACCTGATGGACCGCGCGGACGCCTGGCCGGGCCCCGGGCGGCTGCACATGGGCGGCTTCTCCTACGAGAACCTGGTGCCGCGCGGGCCGTTCCCGCTGGCCGAGCGGCTGGACTGGGTGGCCGCGGCGACCGCCGAGTACAACCCGGAGCCGTACGAACGGCTGGCCACGGTGCTGCGGGCGGGCGGTGAGGACGAGGACGCCCGTGAGGTGCTCCTCGCCAAGCAGCGCCGACGCCGCGAGAGCCTGCCCATCGCCGCCAAGTTCTTGGGGTACGTGCAGGACTGGACGGTGGCCTACGGGTACCGGCCCGGCCGGGCCGCGGTGTGGATGGCGGTGCTGTGGGCGGCGGGCTCGGTGGCGTTCGCGCAGGCCGGTCATCCGCCGATCAAGCGGGGCGAGCATCCGGAGTGGAACCCGACGCTGTTCGCCCTGGACCTGCTGCTTCCGGTCATCGATCTGGGCCAGGTCGGGTTCTGGCAGATGAAGGGCGGCTGGCAGTGGCTGGCCACGGCGATGATCCTGCTGGGCTGGATCCTGGCGACGACGGTGGCGGCGGGGGCGACCCGGCTGCTGCGCAGGAACTGAACCTTTTTACCGGCCCTTGACCCATGGCCGTACAACTTTCCACCAGTTTCCCGGAGCCTCTGGCGCCGTTTCGACCAGCGGCTTTTCAATGGTTCACACCATGGCTCTGCTGCTGCCGTTCATCCGCGGGCCGCGGATGACAAGGACCTCGTCCCCCGTCGCCGGTGCCCGCGCCGATGACGAGGTACTGCTGGACGTGCCCGACGCACGGCTGGGTCCCGCGCTGGTCGCGGCCGCGCAGGGCGACCACGGGCCGGCCGCCGCGCTCCTCGCCGCCACCCGCGCGGCCGGCGAGTGGGAACACCGCGACCGGTACACGGCCCGGCTCGCCGCCTTCGCCCAGGCCCGCCCCGAGTGGTTCGAAGCCTGGCGCGCAGCCGCCCCGCACGACCCCGACGGCCTGATGGTCGACGCCCAGCTGAGGGTGGACCGCGCCTGGCGGTCACCGGCCCGGGCCGAGCTGCTGCGCGAGGTGAGCCCGCTGGTCACGGCCGCGGCACACGGCGACGACCGCGACCCGGTGCCCTGGCGGATCGCCCTGGACCACGCGCGCGGCGCGCAGACCGGACCGCGGTACGTCGAGGAGCTGTGGGAGGCGGCGATGCGCCGCGCCCCGCATCACTACGGCTGCCATGTGGCGGCCCTGCGCTATCTGGCGTCCTCCTGGCACGGCTCGCACCGCGAGTGCCTGGCCTTCGCCGACCGCGCCGCGCAGGACGCCCCGCCCGACTCCCTGGTGCAGGCGCTGCCGGCGCGGGCGGCGTTCGCGTATCTCACCGACGGCTGCGGCCCCGAGGTACCGCGGGCCCAGCTGGACGAGGCGGCGGACCGGGCGATGGAACTGTCGACAGGCCTCCCCCCGGCGGATCCATGGCCGGCGGAGATGCGCAACCTGCTGACCTACGTCCTGGTACGGCTGGACCGCCTGGCGGACGCCCTGGAGCAGGTGCGGCTGACCGGCCCGTACGCGACATCGTTCCCCTGGGACCGGTTCTCGGACGACCCGCTGGGCCACTGCCTGCGGGTACGGGACGAGCTCCGGGCCCCTTCCGGCCGTCCGATGACCGGGCACGCCGGACGCACACGCTCCGACGACCATTAGGCTCTTGCGTCGTGACCACCGTCCGGCTTCCGCTCTTTCCCCTGAACTCGGTGTTGTTCCCGGGGTTGGTGCTGCCTCTGAACATCTTCGAGGAGCGCTATCGCGCCATGATGCGCGATCTGTTGAAGACCCCCGACGAGGAACCGCGCCGGTTCGCCGTCGTGGCGATCCGCGACGGCCACGAGGTGGCACCGACCGCGCCCGGCATGCCCGACCCCACGGCGTTGCCCCAGCGCGGGCCCGCGGCGGGCTTCGGCCCCGAGCCCGTCAAGTCCTTCCACTCGACGGCCTGTGTGGCGGACGCGGCGACGATCCGGGAGCGGGCGGACGGCACGTTCGAGGTACTGGCGACGGGTACGACGCGGGTACGGCTGCTGTCGGTGGACGCGACGGGCCCGTTCCTGACGGCGGAGCTGGAGGAGTTGCCGGAGGACCAGGGCGACGAGGCGGGCGCGCTGGCCGAAGGAGTGCTCCGCGCCTTCCGCCAGTACCAGAAGCGCCTGGCCGGGGCGAGGGAACGCTCGCTGGCGACGGGGGCGGACCTCCCCGACGAGCCGTCGGTGGTCTCCTACCTGGTGGCGGCGGCGATGATGCTCGACATCCCCACCAAGCAACGCCTGCTCCAGGCCCCCGACACGGCCTCCCGTCTGCGGGACGAGCTGAAACTCCTTCGCGCGGAGACGTCGATCATCCGTAGCCTGCCGTCGTTGCCGGCGGCGGACCTGACGCGTGCGCCGACGAGTCTGAACTGAGGCGAGCGATGGCGAAGAAGCGGCAGTCGGCGGGTACGCCGGCGACGGTGGCCCTGACCACAGCGGGCGTGACGTTCACGACCCATGCCTATGAACACGACCCGTCCCACCCGTCCTACGGCGAGGAGGCGACCGAGGCGATGGGCGTCTCCCCCGACCGGGTCTTCAAGACGCTGGTGGCGGAAGTGGACGGCAAGCTGACGGTGGCCGTGGTCCCGGTGGCGGGCCAACTGGACCTGAAGGCGCTGGCGACCGCGGTGGGCGGCAAGAAGGCGACGATGGCCGACCCCACCCTGGCGGAACGCACCACGGGCTACGTCCGGGGCGGCATCTCCCCCTTGGGCCAGCGCAAGAAGCTCCCCACGGTCCTGGACGCCTCAGCAACGACCCACGCCACGATCTGCGTCTCAGCGGGCCGCAGGGGCCTGGAGATCGAACTCTCCCCCAGCGACCTGGCAACCCTCACGTCGGCAACCCTGGCCCCCATCGGCCGCGTTTAGCCCCTCGACGGACGCCCTCTCCTCGGTTAAGCAGAGAGGACATGTCGAAGAAAACGCGGAAACGCAAATGGCGCATGAAAAAGGGCCGAGCAAACCACGGCAGGCGCCCGGCGTAGGGGATTCCTTCTCATGGGACGGGTAGGGGCGGCGGGGGCGAAGGAAAACGCGCTACGCCTGCGGCGCCCCGTACCCGTCCCGAGCCCGATCCTGCTGCTCATACGGATCCGGATCCCGAGGCCCGAACAAGGCCGTCAACCCCAGATGCACCACAAGCGCCGCCACGGACCACACCAGCAACGCCCCCTTCGCATCAAGCTCCAACGGCGCCGAGAACGCGACCCCCTTACCCACATCCTTGGCATGCGCGATGACATCCTGCGCAGGCCCGAGCCACACCCCGACCCGCCAGGCCAGCAACGACCCCAACAGCCCCCCGACGGCCAGCGCGACCACCAACGGCACACCCCCACGCCGCCGGACCAGAAACACCCCGAGCGCACTCACCGCACCGAACGCCAGCGCCAACAACGTGAACGTCCCGTCGACGCCCACCGCCTGCTCCCCCTCGGTGTCCTTGAGATAGACGACCCAGCCCCCGTCGACCACGTCCCCCACCAACGGCACCCGAGGCGCCAGCCACCACCACAGCACCCCGAGCAACGCCCCGGCCACCGCCACGGCCACCGTGATCACGGCGGCCTCCCGCACCTCGGTCTTCATCCCGGGCCCGTCCTCTTCGTGCGAGGAGGGCAGCCCGTACGCAAAAGGCCCGTGCCCGCCGTCAGGCACAGGCGGCTGCTGCCACGCACTGTTGGCAGAGTGGTCACGCGGCGGCGGTGGTGGAGTCAGCGGTGCGGTCACCCTGACATCGTGCCAGGCCCGCCTGTGCGGCGCGTCACCGGACGGCCGCCCGACGGTACGCCCAGGTCGCCGCGGCCAGGGACACCACGCCCACCACCCCGCACACGGCGAGATCGCCGAGCACGAAGGCCCAGTCGGGACTCTCCCCGAAGGTCCGCGCGAAGGCCTCCACGCCGTACGTCGAAGGCAGCAGATCCCGAGCGAACCGCACCACCTCAGGCATCCGCTCGGCAGGCAGCACCCCCAGCAACAGCGCGGCGGACATACCCAACTGCCCCAGCACGGTCGCCAGTTCAGGCCGAGGCGCCAGCAGCCCCAGCGCGGCTCCCAGCCCCGCCAGCGCCGCCCCCGCCAGCGGAATCACCGCGATCAGCACCCACAGATGCGTCAGCGGCAACCCGAACAGCACACACCCGAACACGGCGGTGACCACGGTCCCGGGCACGGTGAAGGAGGCGTACGCCCCCGCTGCCCCGAGCACCACCGCCGCGGGCGGCACCGGCAGCGTCGCGTAATGATCGAGCCCCCCACTGGCCCGCAACTGCCCGAAGTACTGAGCGAGCAGGTTCAGCGCGACGAAGGCGACGACCAGCACCGACGACCCGGCCACCACGGCCCGCGCCTCGTCCCCGCCGTCCACGACCCCCCGCATCAGGATCATGATCCCGACGGACTGGAAGGTCGCCACGAACAGCAGCGGAATCCGCGCGACCCGCGCACGGGACAGCTGCGCCCGGTACACGGCGCACAGCGAAGGCCACAGCCGAGCCCGCGGCGCGAGCTCGGCCGCGCCGGTGGCGGGCGTCTCGTCCGCGGCCAGTGCGCCGGCCGGCAGAACCTCGGCGGGTACGACACTCACGTGGCGCTGCTCCTCTTCGCTCCGGCAGTGGTCCCGTTCCGTACGGATGCGACGT of the Streptomyces sp. NBC_00287 genome contains:
- the hisD gene encoding histidinol dehydrogenase, with translation MISRIDLRGDALPEGPALRDLLPRADFDVSAALEKVRPICEAVHHRGDAALIDFAEKFDGVRLDRVRVPAEALTRALAELEPAVRAALEESIRRARLVHREQRRTTHTTQVVPGGSVTEKWVPVDRVGLYAPGGRSVYPSSVIMNVVPAQEAGVESIALASPAQAEFDGLPHPTILAACALLGVDEVYAAGGATAVAMFAYGTESCPPANMVTGPGNIWVAAAKRYFTGKIGIDAEAGPTEIAILADSTADPVHVASDLISQAEHDPLAAAVLVTDSVELADAVEKELEPQVAATKHIDDRIVPALKGKQSAIVLVDGVDEGLKVVDAYGAEHLEIQTAEATAVADRVRNAGAIFIGPWAPVSLGDYAAGSNHVLPTGGCACHSSGLSVQSFLRGIHIVDYTKDALADVAHHVVTLAEAEDLPAHGAAIKARFGWKVPEGK
- a CDS encoding oxidoreductase, whose translation is MTEGAGIRDGELPDDLTAAEAGMWQAFRNGSVYDLSSGDTVVDDPHGGHPWGPERTVRARIVCWLLLDGPPALAGRVSSLKLVGVQISGSLDLAGGTVVPYVEMRGCRFERDVLLPEARFTTVRLVDCSVPRLEAARVHTEGDLHLPRCRFHNGIRLTDAQIGTDLLLNQAIVYRDRSGRSIAGDGMTVGQDLQAELLESHGELSLRSAKIGVSLSLRGARLVNPYTRLALNAPQLTVERSLYLTPAGVGNPLLSGTTPARGTRIQRFACEGGVRLDDGRFGDAVDMERARFTFTDEQELSLRRIHTPELRFLGERPARGTVVLSGARIVNLMDRADAWPGPGRLHMGGFSYENLVPRGPFPLAERLDWVAAATAEYNPEPYERLATVLRAGGEDEDAREVLLAKQRRRRESLPIAAKFLGYVQDWTVAYGYRPGRAAVWMAVLWAAGSVAFAQAGHPPIKRGEHPEWNPTLFALDLLLPVIDLGQVGFWQMKGGWQWLATAMILLGWILATTVAAGATRLLRRN
- a CDS encoding LON peptidase substrate-binding domain-containing protein, producing MTTVRLPLFPLNSVLFPGLVLPLNIFEERYRAMMRDLLKTPDEEPRRFAVVAIRDGHEVAPTAPGMPDPTALPQRGPAAGFGPEPVKSFHSTACVADAATIRERADGTFEVLATGTTRVRLLSVDATGPFLTAELEELPEDQGDEAGALAEGVLRAFRQYQKRLAGARERSLATGADLPDEPSVVSYLVAAAMMLDIPTKQRLLQAPDTASRLRDELKLLRAETSIIRSLPSLPAADLTRAPTSLN
- the ybaK gene encoding Cys-tRNA(Pro) deacylase yields the protein MAKKRQSAGTPATVALTTAGVTFTTHAYEHDPSHPSYGEEATEAMGVSPDRVFKTLVAEVDGKLTVAVVPVAGQLDLKALATAVGGKKATMADPTLAERTTGYVRGGISPLGQRKKLPTVLDASATTHATICVSAGRRGLEIELSPSDLATLTSATLAPIGRV
- a CDS encoding ABC transporter permease, giving the protein MSVVPAEVLPAGALAADETPATGAAELAPRARLWPSLCAVYRAQLSRARVARIPLLFVATFQSVGIMILMRGVVDGGDEARAVVAGSSVLVVAFVALNLLAQYFGQLRASGGLDHYATLPVPPAAVVLGAAGAYASFTVPGTVVTAVFGCVLFGLPLTHLWVLIAVIPLAGAALAGLGAALGLLAPRPELATVLGQLGMSAALLLGVLPAERMPEVVRFARDLLPSTYGVEAFARTFGESPDWAFVLGDLAVCGVVGVVSLAAATWAYRRAAVR